A genome region from Sulfurovum sp. TSL6 includes the following:
- the trxA gene encoding thioredoxin has translation MAKYVDLTNENFDATIAEGVTMVDFWAPWCGPCRMIAPVIEELAEDFEGKATICKVNTDEQQDIAVKYGIRSIPAILFFKDGELVDQMVGAASKDAFAEKINAQL, from the coding sequence ATGGCAAAATATGTAGATTTAACAAATGAAAACTTTGATGCGACTATCGCTGAAGGCGTAACAATGGTAGACTTTTGGGCTCCATGGTGTGGACCTTGTAGAATGATCGCTCCAGTGATCGAAGAGCTTGCAGAAGATTTTGAGGGGAAAGCAACTATCTGTAAAGTCAATACAGATGAGCAGCAAGATATCGCAGTAAAATACGGTATCAGATCTATCCCAGCAATTCTTTTCTTTAAAGACGGTGAGTTGGTAGACCAAATGGTAGGTGCAGCTTCTAAAGACGCATTTGCTGAAAAAATCAACGCACAACTGTAA
- a CDS encoding YajQ family cyclic di-GMP-binding protein: MAKDHYFDITAKLDMMELKNAIVMAEKEVATRFDFKGLVAEINLNEAAKTLSLSSSTDSKIDALKDILISKLIKRGIAGKSLEEVKTEGISGGNTKVIYRIVDTIDKDEAKKIVKAIKDMKIKVTPSIQGDEVRVSGKKIDDLQAVMAEVKTLDLKAPLVFGNFK; the protein is encoded by the coding sequence ATGGCAAAAGATCACTATTTTGATATCACTGCTAAGCTGGACATGATGGAACTTAAAAATGCTATCGTCATGGCTGAAAAAGAAGTTGCTACACGTTTTGATTTCAAAGGGTTGGTAGCTGAGATCAATCTCAATGAAGCTGCTAAGACTTTGAGCCTTAGCTCTTCTACAGATTCTAAGATAGATGCACTTAAAGATATACTTATCTCAAAACTGATCAAAAGAGGTATCGCAGGAAAGTCACTTGAAGAGGTGAAAACCGAAGGTATATCCGGAGGTAACACAAAAGTGATCTACCGTATCGTTGATACGATCGATAAAGATGAAGCGAAAAAGATCGTTAAAGCTATCAAAGATATGAAGATAAAAGTAACACCATCGATTCAAGGTGACGAAGTACGTGTATCTGGGAAGAAAATAGATGATCTTCAGGCTGTGATGGCTGAAGTGAAAACTTTGGATCTCAAAGCACCGTTGGTGTTTGGGAATTTTAAATAA
- the rlmB gene encoding 23S rRNA (guanosine(2251)-2'-O)-methyltransferase RlmB, translated as MIIYGKQVCLHALEQHSEKIKTVYVAKKGILPKDLFHKYHDNIKFLEEKWAQSMSKGGNHQGILVEMAEFEQSSLSEIKKNDFIVVLDGLTDVGNIGAVVRSAYALGADAVIATGVKQLNFAAIARTSSGAMLDMPFMIAANILDTFNELQQLGFTFYGASMDGENVQELTFDTKRVLVLGSEGKGLSKKVIAKLDHRVSIEMKHAFDSLNVSAAAAILIHRMGYAIK; from the coding sequence ATGATTATATATGGAAAACAAGTCTGTTTACATGCACTAGAACAGCATTCAGAGAAAATAAAAACTGTCTATGTCGCTAAGAAAGGGATACTCCCTAAAGACCTATTCCATAAATACCATGATAATATCAAGTTTTTAGAAGAGAAGTGGGCTCAATCTATGAGTAAGGGTGGGAATCACCAGGGAATACTTGTTGAGATGGCTGAGTTTGAACAAAGTTCTCTCTCAGAGATCAAAAAAAATGATTTTATCGTGGTACTAGATGGTTTAACGGATGTAGGAAATATAGGAGCGGTAGTACGATCAGCCTATGCACTGGGCGCAGATGCAGTGATCGCTACAGGTGTGAAACAGCTTAATTTTGCTGCCATAGCACGTACAAGTTCTGGGGCTATGCTGGATATGCCTTTTATGATAGCAGCGAATATTTTAGATACATTTAATGAACTTCAGCAACTTGGATTTACTTTTTATGGTGCCTCGATGGATGGAGAAAATGTGCAAGAGCTGACATTTGACACTAAACGTGTGCTTGTTTTGGGAAGTGAAGGCAAGGGACTTTCAAAGAAGGTCATAGCTAAACTGGATCATAGGGTATCGATAGAGATGAAACATGCATTTGACTCACTCAATGTGAGTGCAGCTGCAGCGATTTTAATACATAGGATGGGTTATGCAATTAAATGA
- a CDS encoding phytanoyl-CoA dioxygenase family protein: MRLSDEQLQQFHQNGFIVLRNFLSQEKCDAILDVAKTHLEHKIEPIETEIGYDERSKEYRTDVVDYTSHAHEKHMIVRRLRQVYSRDILFKEWMEDVEIRPILQQILDDRVVITTAHHNSIMTKMPHYSRATAWHQDRRYWRYTDDNLVSVWLALDDEYSENGVLEFIPGSHVLKFTPEQFDEKEYFREDTKENAALIAKKVSTTLQKGDVIIFHSLLLHRANKNSTDQVKISFVYTVKGENTMAIEGTRSSQYPEISLEEV; this comes from the coding sequence ATGAGACTCTCCGATGAGCAGCTTCAACAATTTCATCAAAACGGTTTTATTGTCTTAAGAAATTTTTTGTCTCAAGAAAAATGTGACGCGATATTGGATGTCGCTAAAACACACTTGGAACATAAAATAGAACCTATTGAAACTGAGATAGGGTATGATGAGAGATCTAAAGAGTATCGTACCGATGTAGTGGATTATACAAGTCATGCTCATGAAAAGCATATGATCGTGCGCAGGTTAAGACAGGTCTATAGTAGAGATATTCTTTTCAAAGAGTGGATGGAAGATGTTGAGATCCGTCCTATTTTACAACAGATATTGGATGACAGAGTGGTCATCACTACTGCCCATCATAACTCTATCATGACAAAAATGCCTCATTACAGTAGAGCAACGGCTTGGCATCAAGACAGAAGATATTGGCGTTATACCGATGACAACCTTGTGAGCGTATGGTTGGCTTTGGATGATGAATACAGTGAAAATGGTGTGCTTGAATTTATACCTGGGAGTCATGTATTGAAATTTACGCCTGAACAGTTTGATGAAAAAGAGTATTTTAGAGAAGATACGAAAGAGAATGCAGCACTGATAGCGAAAAAAGTCTCCACGACACTTCAAAAAGGCGATGTGATCATCTTTCATTCTTTACTGCTGCATAGAGCCAATAAGAACAGTACAGATCAAGTCAAAATATCATTTGTATATACGGTAAAAGGGGAAAATACGATGGCTATAGAAGGTACACGCTCTTCTCAATATCCTGAAATAAGCCTGGAAGAAGTATAA
- a CDS encoding OFA family MFS transporter, with protein sequence MTTKVKNRWFMALAAMAIHISIGSVYAWSVYVNPIQSTMHWTLTDVTITFSIAIFFLGLSAALMGKFVERKGPRVAATLAAVLFGLGTVGSGLAIHLESKLLLYVTYGVLGGAGLGIGYISPVSMLVKWFPDRRGMATGLAIMGFGFASAISGPAIKVLIDAVGVSSTFYILGSIYFIVMFTAAQYLANPPEGYMPAHFTAAINAGKKKLKEDLVNITRDEAVKTARFYGLWIMLFINVTCGIAIISVASPLLQEVIGISALAAASAVGLMGIFNGAGRIAWASISDYLTRPVVFILFFVTQIIAFYMLTTVTSILLFQVLLYYIMTCYGGAFASVPAYIGDIFGTKELGAIHGYILTAWALAGLVGPIIIAYVKDTTGSYTGTLYVFVGLFVVALITSILMLANIKKIKSKQALV encoded by the coding sequence ATGACTACAAAAGTTAAAAACCGCTGGTTCATGGCCCTGGCTGCGATGGCAATTCACATATCCATAGGCTCTGTCTATGCATGGAGCGTGTACGTAAACCCTATACAGTCCACAATGCACTGGACACTGACAGATGTCACCATCACCTTTTCCATTGCGATCTTCTTTTTAGGTCTCTCGGCTGCGCTTATGGGTAAATTTGTAGAGCGTAAAGGGCCAAGAGTGGCTGCTACACTTGCCGCTGTTCTCTTTGGACTGGGTACTGTCGGTTCTGGTCTGGCTATCCACCTGGAATCCAAACTGCTTCTTTACGTTACCTACGGTGTTTTAGGGGGAGCCGGTCTTGGTATAGGGTACATTTCTCCAGTATCTATGCTTGTTAAGTGGTTCCCCGATAGACGGGGTATGGCAACAGGACTTGCCATCATGGGCTTTGGTTTTGCCTCTGCTATCTCAGGGCCTGCCATTAAAGTACTGATCGATGCCGTAGGTGTCTCTTCAACCTTTTATATCCTGGGGTCTATCTACTTCATCGTGATGTTTACCGCAGCACAATATCTTGCTAATCCTCCAGAAGGGTATATGCCGGCACATTTCACTGCTGCCATCAACGCGGGGAAAAAGAAGCTCAAAGAGGACCTTGTGAACATTACACGCGATGAAGCCGTTAAGACTGCCAGATTTTATGGACTTTGGATCATGCTTTTTATCAATGTCACCTGCGGTATTGCTATTATCTCTGTGGCTTCTCCACTCTTGCAGGAAGTCATAGGTATCTCTGCTTTAGCCGCAGCCTCAGCAGTAGGACTTATGGGTATTTTCAACGGTGCAGGTAGAATTGCATGGGCAAGTATCTCAGATTACCTTACAAGACCTGTGGTCTTTATACTTTTCTTTGTGACACAGATCATTGCGTTTTATATGCTTACCACTGTAACAAGCATTCTCCTCTTCCAAGTGCTGCTTTACTATATAATGACGTGTTACGGCGGTGCATTTGCTTCTGTTCCTGCGTATATTGGTGATATATTCGGTACGAAAGAGCTTGGTGCGATTCATGGCTATATTCTCACTGCCTGGGCTTTGGCAGGTCTTGTAGGGCCTATCATCATCGCCTATGTCAAAGATACAACGGGCAGTTATACCGGTACGCTTTATGTCTTTGTCGGTCTTTTCGTCGTGGCGCTTATTACCTCTATACTTATGCTTGCAAACATCAAAAAAATTAAAAGCAAGCAGGCACTGGTTTAG
- a CDS encoding lactoylglutathione lyase family protein yields the protein MSNYPRTFSHIGISVPDVEKAVEFYTEVMGWYHIMEPTVITEESDTPIGQMCIDVFGTGWGSFKIAHMSTGDKIGVEIFEFKNNEKPKDFEYWKTSTFHFCVQDPDVEGLVEKILAHGGKQRMPIREYYPGEKPYRMVYMEDPFGLIFEIYSHSYELTYSQGAY from the coding sequence ATGAGTAACTATCCAAGAACATTCTCACACATTGGAATATCCGTTCCTGATGTAGAAAAAGCTGTTGAATTTTATACTGAGGTTATGGGTTGGTATCATATTATGGAACCAACTGTCATTACTGAGGAGTCAGATACACCGATAGGACAAATGTGTATTGATGTCTTTGGCACAGGCTGGGGCTCTTTCAAAATAGCCCATATGTCAACCGGAGACAAAATCGGTGTTGAGATATTCGAGTTTAAAAACAATGAAAAACCAAAAGACTTTGAGTATTGGAAGACAAGTACATTTCACTTTTGTGTACAGGATCCCGATGTTGAAGGACTTGTAGAGAAAATTTTAGCTCATGGTGGAAAACAGAGAATGCCAATTCGAGAGTATTATCCTGGTGAAAAACCATATAGAATGGTTTACATGGAAGATCCATTCGGTCTTATATTTGAGATCTACTCACATAGCTATGAGCTTACTTATTCTCAGGGTGCGTATTAA
- a CDS encoding molybdopterin oxidoreductase family protein, with translation MTKKADNNCEIIDSVCAYCGVGCDIAAEVDTKENKIKKIFAHPDGATSEGKLCIKGTYGYDFVDAKERLRTPRIRKSFLEKNPEIKKAIAGSLTDLDDTWYETDLDAATTAGAMKLKDIQTQYGEKSVCSLGGARSSCESAYYFQKFTRYTLNSPHVDNCARVCHSPSLKGMRLTIGEGAASNPFDDIYKTEFMIVMGSNTTEAHPIVGNRMIKAAQKGTPIACFDVRDIKLHKFSKYKAVTPHEANLLVLNMLAYTIITEELYHKDFIKNRTKNFEHFKENILNDPYANPEFFREVEGYEYLADMLPEIAREYATKKSLILWGLGITEHVDGSYAVMAIVHLALMTGNIGKDGAGVMPLRGQTNVQGACDMGMLPYYAPDYTAPKEVGLMTPQLVDGMLDGTIKGVLNIGEDLTHIHPNINKITKAFENLDLIFVQELFMTDIAERADIVVGVKSAYEKTGIYINAMRKVHLSTPLVHSDLPDDWEVIKLLDEKMGGEFGFETSEDIWNDVRKTATNRFSGASYEMLRANEKQGISWPITEEGGTPVLHREDFRTKDGIGAFRYHGYKLSGMIEEILNKALKGYHLTTGRIMAHYNNSAQTKYTENLMKKHKEDVILVHESDSADFPTERVILKTEYGETNPLKVKFTDKVRPKTLYTTFHHVDSKLNNIFGDKSDELIMTAAFKSIQVDIIPVSA, from the coding sequence ATGACAAAAAAAGCTGATAACAATTGTGAAATAATAGACAGTGTTTGTGCGTATTGTGGTGTAGGTTGCGATATTGCAGCCGAGGTTGACACAAAAGAGAATAAAATTAAGAAGATCTTTGCACATCCGGATGGCGCTACATCTGAAGGAAAACTTTGTATAAAAGGGACATACGGATATGATTTTGTTGATGCAAAAGAGAGACTGAGAACGCCTCGTATCCGTAAAAGCTTTTTAGAGAAGAACCCTGAGATCAAAAAAGCGATCGCCGGTTCGCTAACAGATCTGGATGATACATGGTATGAGACGGATCTGGATGCTGCTACTACTGCAGGGGCAATGAAGCTTAAAGATATTCAAACACAATATGGTGAAAAATCTGTGTGTTCACTTGGAGGGGCTAGAAGTTCATGTGAATCAGCTTATTATTTTCAAAAGTTCACACGTTACACACTGAACTCCCCACACGTAGATAATTGTGCCAGGGTGTGTCACTCTCCGTCACTCAAGGGGATGAGACTTACCATCGGCGAGGGGGCTGCAAGTAACCCATTTGATGATATTTACAAAACAGAATTTATGATCGTGATGGGTTCCAATACTACTGAGGCACACCCGATTGTTGGTAACCGTATGATCAAAGCTGCGCAAAAGGGTACACCTATCGCATGTTTTGATGTGCGTGATATTAAACTGCATAAGTTCTCAAAATATAAAGCAGTTACGCCACACGAAGCGAATCTACTTGTTTTAAATATGTTGGCATATACGATCATCACTGAAGAGTTGTATCATAAAGATTTTATAAAAAACAGGACAAAGAACTTTGAACACTTTAAAGAGAACATTTTAAATGATCCCTATGCGAATCCTGAATTTTTCAGAGAAGTGGAAGGGTATGAGTATTTAGCAGATATGCTTCCGGAGATTGCTCGTGAATATGCTACAAAAAAATCTCTTATTTTATGGGGACTTGGGATCACTGAACATGTAGATGGTTCTTACGCTGTAATGGCTATCGTTCACTTGGCACTTATGACCGGGAACATTGGTAAAGATGGTGCCGGTGTGATGCCTCTAAGAGGTCAAACGAACGTACAAGGTGCTTGTGATATGGGTATGCTTCCATACTATGCGCCGGATTATACTGCGCCAAAAGAGGTGGGGCTGATGACACCTCAGTTGGTGGATGGAATGCTTGATGGGACCATTAAAGGTGTGTTGAATATTGGTGAAGATCTCACGCATATCCATCCAAATATCAATAAGATCACAAAAGCATTTGAAAACCTGGATCTTATCTTTGTTCAAGAGTTGTTTATGACAGACATTGCTGAACGTGCAGACATTGTAGTAGGTGTTAAATCAGCCTATGAAAAAACAGGTATTTACATCAATGCGATGCGTAAAGTTCACCTCTCAACACCGCTTGTACACTCTGATCTTCCGGATGATTGGGAGGTGATCAAACTTCTTGATGAGAAAATGGGAGGGGAGTTTGGTTTTGAAACCTCTGAAGATATCTGGAACGATGTAAGAAAAACGGCGACCAACAGATTCAGTGGTGCCTCTTATGAGATGCTGAGAGCCAATGAAAAGCAGGGAATTTCCTGGCCGATCACTGAAGAGGGAGGTACCCCGGTACTGCATAGAGAAGACTTTAGAACAAAAGATGGTATCGGGGCATTCAGATACCATGGTTATAAACTCTCAGGTATGATCGAAGAGATACTAAACAAAGCACTTAAGGGTTATCACTTAACAACGGGTAGGATCATGGCCCACTATAATAACTCTGCGCAAACAAAATATACAGAGAACCTCATGAAAAAACATAAAGAGGATGTTATTTTAGTGCATGAAAGTGATAGTGCAGATTTCCCAACAGAGAGGGTGATCCTAAAAACAGAGTATGGTGAAACAAATCCACTAAAGGTAAAATTCACAGATAAAGTACGTCCAAAAACACTTTATACAACGTTTCACCACGTGGATTCAAAACTCAATAACATTTTTGGTGATAAGAGTGATGAACTTATTATGACTGCTGCATTTAAATCAATTCAGGTCGACATTATTCCTGTAAGTGCGTGA
- a CDS encoding YraN family protein — protein MTREDPKTFGNQSETLATRFLEQEGFVILERNYFARKLGEIDIIAKRDDVLHFIEVKSGKTEFDPIYNITPTKLRKVINSAHYYLKTKKLDMPFSIDALIVRYDEVEFIENVTL, from the coding sequence ATGACAAGAGAAGATCCTAAAACCTTCGGTAATCAGAGCGAGACATTGGCCACACGTTTTTTAGAACAGGAAGGTTTCGTAATCTTGGAGCGTAATTATTTTGCAAGAAAGCTTGGCGAGATAGACATCATTGCTAAAAGAGATGATGTACTGCATTTTATAGAGGTTAAAAGTGGAAAAACTGAATTTGATCCTATCTATAATATCACCCCGACGAAACTCCGAAAAGTAATCAACTCTGCACACTATTACCTGAAAACAAAAAAATTAGATATGCCATTTTCTATCGATGCACTGATTGTTCGCTATGATGAGGTAGAATTTATAGAGAATGTTACGCTATAA
- the rsmI gene encoding 16S rRNA (cytidine(1402)-2'-O)-methyltransferase — protein sequence MLTFIPTPIGNPQDITIRAMKLFEKAELFLCEDTRQTKRLLRLLEERFDMVYPDASFYSFNEHNGEERLEEFGSSLEDKEVVYVSDAGMPIISDPGQILVAYAQAHNIPYDVLPGASAVTTAYAASGFEEGKFLFYAFLPHKGKERSSALSEAMSNGYNTVLYEAPHRLEKLLHEIVLLDEDRELFLAKEISKKYQRYYRGTAKSLNEQFKDLNIRGEWVVIIKAQKSTEKSLSFTEVLSLDLPPKPKAKLLAQLSDKSVKEWYSELTHST from the coding sequence ATGTTAACATTTATCCCCACACCTATTGGAAATCCACAAGATATTACGATCAGAGCGATGAAGCTTTTTGAAAAAGCAGAACTCTTTTTATGTGAAGATACACGTCAGACCAAACGGCTTTTGCGGTTGCTTGAAGAGCGGTTTGATATGGTGTACCCTGATGCATCGTTCTATTCTTTTAATGAACACAATGGAGAAGAGAGACTTGAAGAGTTTGGCAGTAGTTTAGAGGACAAAGAGGTGGTGTATGTCAGTGATGCGGGAATGCCGATCATTTCTGACCCCGGACAGATACTTGTCGCGTATGCACAAGCACATAATATACCCTACGATGTACTTCCCGGGGCATCTGCAGTGACGACTGCATACGCTGCAAGCGGTTTTGAGGAAGGAAAGTTTCTTTTTTATGCATTTTTACCGCATAAAGGCAAAGAGAGAAGCTCTGCGCTAAGTGAAGCGATGAGCAATGGATACAATACCGTACTGTATGAAGCGCCTCACCGTTTGGAAAAGCTTTTACATGAGATTGTGTTACTGGATGAAGATAGAGAGCTTTTTTTAGCTAAAGAGATCAGTAAAAAGTATCAAAGATACTATCGGGGTACGGCTAAATCACTCAATGAACAGTTCAAAGATCTGAATATACGCGGTGAATGGGTGGTCATCATCAAAGCCCAAAAAAGTACCGAAAAAAGCCTTAGTTTTACCGAAGTTTTAAGTTTGGACCTACCACCTAAACCTAAAGCAAAACTTCTTGCTCAGCTTAGTGATAAAAGTGTGAAAGAGTGGTATAGTGAACTCACACACTCTACTTAA
- a CDS encoding LL-diaminopimelate aminotransferase: MFDEIQFEKINRLPKYLFAEINDLKMQLRREGTDIIDFSMGNPDASTPKPIIDKLCETAQKPKTHGYSASKGIYKLRLAMSKWYKRKYSVVLDPDTEVVATMGSKEGYVHLVQAISNPGDVAIVPDPTYPIHSQAFILAGANVEKMQLIFDEETFEVDEDRFLADLEDHLDNSIPKAKFLVVNFPHNPTTATVTPQFYERLVALAKEKRFYIISDIAYADITFDGYTTPSIMSVEGAKDVAVEAYTLSKSYNMAGWRVGFIVGNKKLIGALQSIKSWLDYGMFTPIQVAATVALDEHGYIPDEQIIPRYEKRRDVMIEAFENAGWPLAKPNASMFIWGKIPEVARDMGSLEFAKQLLLHADVAVSPGIGFGKYGDEYVRIALIENENRIRQAARNIKKFLKELEEAKKNG, translated from the coding sequence ATGTTTGATGAAATTCAATTTGAGAAAATAAACCGATTACCGAAGTATCTTTTTGCAGAGATCAATGATCTAAAGATGCAGCTAAGACGGGAAGGTACAGATATTATAGACTTTTCTATGGGGAACCCTGATGCTTCAACACCGAAACCGATCATCGATAAACTATGTGAAACGGCTCAAAAACCCAAAACCCATGGTTACTCTGCAAGTAAAGGGATCTATAAACTTAGACTGGCGATGAGCAAATGGTATAAGCGTAAATACAGCGTGGTTTTGGATCCAGATACTGAAGTGGTTGCTACAATGGGAAGCAAAGAAGGGTACGTGCACCTTGTTCAGGCTATTTCTAACCCTGGTGACGTTGCCATCGTGCCTGATCCTACTTATCCTATCCATTCACAGGCGTTCATCTTGGCAGGAGCAAATGTAGAGAAAATGCAGCTTATATTTGATGAAGAGACTTTTGAAGTAGATGAAGATAGATTTTTAGCTGATCTTGAAGATCACTTGGACAACTCCATTCCCAAAGCTAAGTTTTTAGTCGTTAATTTCCCGCATAACCCTACGACGGCAACAGTCACGCCTCAATTTTATGAGAGACTCGTAGCGCTTGCAAAAGAAAAACGATTTTATATCATTTCAGATATTGCCTATGCCGATATCACATTTGATGGCTACACGACCCCTTCTATCATGAGCGTAGAGGGTGCGAAAGATGTGGCGGTTGAAGCCTATACACTTTCAAAATCCTACAACATGGCAGGGTGGAGAGTAGGTTTCATCGTAGGAAATAAAAAACTCATTGGTGCACTGCAAAGCATTAAGTCATGGTTGGACTACGGTATGTTCACGCCTATTCAAGTGGCTGCGACTGTGGCTTTGGATGAACATGGATATATTCCTGATGAACAGATCATCCCACGTTATGAAAAAAGACGTGATGTGATGATAGAAGCGTTTGAAAATGCAGGTTGGCCATTGGCTAAACCGAATGCTTCAATGTTTATTTGGGGAAAGATACCTGAGGTTGCAAGAGATATGGGTTCTTTAGAGTTTGCTAAACAGCTGCTGCTGCATGCAGATGTTGCAGTGAGCCCAGGTATAGGGTTTGGTAAATATGGTGATGAGTATGTACGTATCGCACTCATAGAAAATGAAAATCGTATCCGTCAAGCGGCAAGAAACATCAAAAAGTTTTTAAAAGAACTGGAAGAGGCAAAAAAGAATGGTTAA
- a CDS encoding homoserine dehydrogenase — MVKVGILGVGTVGASVAKILEENGDIIEARAGEKIVAKSGVVKNLSKDRGVSIKLSDDPYDVVNDPEIDIVIELMGGVEEPYTLVKKALENGKAVVTANKALLAYHRYELQEIAGDIPLMYEASTAGGIPIIGALRNGLSANHIDSIQGIMNGTCNYMLTKMIKEGAQYDEILKESQELGYAEADPSFDVGGFDASHKLLILASIAYGLDAKPEDILIEGIENITQTDVSFAKEFGYEIKLLGIAKKVGQGVELRVHATMIPQESMIAKVDGVMNAVTVVGDRVGETMYYGPGAGGDATASAVIADIVDIVRGNQGPMLGYKKGLESGLKLLPKEDIVTQYYLRLEVDDQSGVLASISSTLGEFDISIEAMLQKPTKNDEIAKLLFTTHTCKESKMQDAIAALSQLDVVHGKIAMMRIEK; from the coding sequence ATGGTTAAAGTAGGAATTTTAGGTGTAGGTACTGTTGGTGCAAGTGTTGCAAAGATACTTGAAGAGAACGGTGACATTATCGAGGCAAGAGCCGGGGAAAAGATCGTTGCAAAATCAGGTGTGGTGAAAAATCTCTCTAAAGACAGAGGGGTAAGCATTAAGCTAAGTGATGATCCATACGATGTGGTCAATGATCCTGAGATAGACATCGTCATAGAATTGATGGGCGGTGTTGAAGAGCCTTATACACTCGTTAAAAAAGCACTTGAAAACGGTAAAGCGGTCGTAACAGCGAACAAGGCACTGCTTGCGTATCATCGTTATGAACTTCAAGAGATAGCTGGTGATATCCCTTTAATGTATGAAGCAAGTACGGCCGGTGGTATCCCTATCATTGGTGCATTGCGTAACGGGCTTTCTGCTAACCACATAGACTCTATTCAGGGTATTATGAATGGGACCTGTAACTATATGCTGACCAAGATGATAAAAGAAGGTGCTCAGTATGATGAGATCCTTAAAGAATCTCAAGAATTAGGGTATGCAGAAGCTGATCCTAGCTTTGACGTGGGTGGATTTGATGCTTCACACAAGTTACTTATTTTAGCCAGTATTGCGTATGGTTTGGATGCAAAGCCTGAAGATATTCTCATAGAGGGTATAGAAAATATCACGCAAACAGATGTCTCTTTTGCAAAAGAATTTGGTTATGAGATCAAACTTCTTGGTATTGCCAAAAAAGTGGGTCAGGGTGTAGAACTTAGAGTGCATGCTACAATGATACCGCAAGAGTCTATGATAGCCAAAGTGGACGGTGTGATGAATGCCGTAACGGTTGTGGGTGATCGTGTAGGTGAGACGATGTATTACGGCCCTGGTGCAGGTGGTGATGCTACCGCATCAGCAGTAATAGCGGACATTGTTGATATCGTCCGTGGAAATCAAGGGCCTATGCTCGGGTATAAAAAAGGTTTAGAGAGTGGACTTAAACTTTTGCCTAAAGAGGACATCGTGACCCAATACTACCTTAGACTGGAAGTGGATGATCAAAGCGGTGTACTGGCATCTATCTCATCAACTCTTGGAGAATTTGATATCTCTATAGAGGCGATGCTTCAAAAACCTACAAAAAATGATGAAATAGCCAAACTGCTCTTTACAACACATACCTGTAAAGAGAGTAAAATGCAAGATGCTATTGCTGCATTGAGTCAACTTGATGTCGTTCATGGTAAAATAGCCATGATGAGGATCGAGAAGTAA